A genomic stretch from Nocardia wallacei includes:
- a CDS encoding DUF2267 domain-containing protein, whose protein sequence is MTDHADPLAPAVHTAHAWIRSVAAGLGTDDRGFAHRALRAWLHTVRDRVGAATLAHLSAQLPVVLRGILFEGWTPDRAPAGHDVASFTDQFASAAGVCGDEAVALAGAVTEALTDLFSPGQLEHVFAVLPADLRRVLRGTDLDGTFEPGADRVTTW, encoded by the coding sequence ATGACAGACCACGCCGATCCGCTGGCACCGGCCGTGCACACGGCGCACGCCTGGATCCGCTCCGTCGCGGCCGGTCTCGGCACCGACGACCGCGGCTTCGCCCACCGCGCGCTACGCGCCTGGCTGCACACGGTGCGCGACCGCGTCGGCGCAGCCACCCTCGCGCACCTCAGCGCACAATTGCCGGTAGTGCTGCGCGGCATACTGTTCGAAGGCTGGACACCGGACCGGGCACCGGCAGGCCACGACGTGGCGTCGTTCACGGATCAGTTCGCCAGCGCGGCAGGCGTCTGCGGTGACGAAGCGGTCGCGCTCGCCGGCGCGGTCACCGAGGCGCTGACCGACCTGTTCTCGCCCGGCCAGCTCGAGCATGTCTTCGCCGTGCTGCCCGCCGATCTGCGCCGCGTCCTGCGCGGCACCGACCTGGACGGGACCTTCGAGCCCGGTGCCGACCGTGTGACCAC